Genomic DNA from Shouchella patagoniensis:
TTTCAACTAACGTATGAACTGCATCCGTGGAATTTTCCGCTGATGCAAGCGAGTTTGTTATGTGCTCAACTTTTTGTCCTAAACGATTTGTTGAGTGAGCGCTTTGTCTTGTTGTTTTCAGATGCTCCTCATTTGTTTGTGCTGCTGTTTTACTTGCTTTTGCAATTAATATCGCATCCTGTAAAGTCTTCTCTGAACAATGAATTAGATGAGCCGACGTCGCCGCTAACTCGTAGGAAGCTTTTGCTTGTTGCAATAAAGAGGTTTTTAATTCATTTGTCATTTCATTAAAAGAGCTTGTAAACGAACCAAACTCATCGTTTACATACACAGGTATAGGCTTCCTTGAGAAGTCTCCTTCAGCTAAATGATTTGCCCTCCTAATCAATCTTCTTAACGGAACAAGCACCATAAGTGCCTGACGGCGAGCTACCAGTGAGCCGATGATGTTAAAGATAAATAATAAAATCCAGGTAACTGCCAGTTGCTTAGTCATCGTTGAAGAGGTTTCTCCTAAGGTAGATAAACCAGATTCGTAAGCTGCTGTCATTGCTTCTTCACTTATTTCTTGCAATGTTGCAGCCTCTGCTGAACGTTGCCTCCATTGTTCTTCCGCAAGATCTCTATCACCAGCAGTCAAAGGTACGATTCGGTTGATTCAACTTGTTCAAACCATTCGGCATAATCACCTTCCCACGTCTCATTCCCAATCTCTGGAGCCACCCCCGTCAACAACGAATCATGGATCTCTCGTTCTACTATTGCCACTTTTGCTAACGCTTGCCCATTCTCCTCTATTAAATCAAGCGGTTCTTTAAATGAAGTATTTAGCTCATGTTGTGTGGACAACAAAAAATAAGAACAGACAATCAAGAACAGGAACATTAGTCCAGCTATTAAAACATACCCACTGATTAGTTTTTTCTTAATCATTCCTCATGCCTCCTTCACTTTTCTATCCTTTATATCGGAAGTTTAGTCATTGCTTTCCATTTGTAGTGCTTGCTTTAATGACAAGCAATTCTTTAGTATAATAAACACATTGCAGAAAAGGAGTGGACAGAATCGATGGAACGATACAAAGCTTTAACAATAGCTGGCTCTGACACAAGCGGCGGAGCCGGCATACAGGCCGATTTAAAAACCTTTCAGGAGCTCGGAGTCTATGGAATGAATGCTCTAACAACGATTGTCGCGCAAAACCCATTTAAAGGGTGGGCCCATGAAGTTTTCCCACAGGAGCCGTCGGTTGTCGATAAACAAATCGATACGGTCTTAAAAGGAATTGGCGTAGATGCCGTTAAAACAGGCATGCTTGGTTCAATTGAGATTATCGAAATTGTCGCAAAGAAAATAGAAGAATACGGAGTCGATCAACTTGTTGTTGATCCTGTCATGGTATGTAAAGGGGCGGATGAAGCTCTTAACCCTGAAACCGATGCTTGTTTACGAGATGTTCTTGTACCAAAAGCATTTGTAGTTACACCAAATCTTTTTGAAGCCTCCCAGCTTTCAGGCATAACAGTCCAAACACTTGATGATATGAAAGCAGCGGCAAAAGCGATTCACAACCTTGGTGCACAACATGTTGTTATAAAGGGGGGCAGCAAACTTGACCATCCGACTGCTGTCGATGTTTGGTACAATGGCGAGACGTTTGAATTGCTAGAATCAGATGAAATACAAACAAGCTTTACCCATGGAGCGGGCTGCACATTTGCTGCAGCAATCGCTGCAAACTTAGCTAAAGGAAAACCGATATCAGAGGCCATTCACACCGCAAAAGAATTTGTAACAGCAGCGATTAAGCATGGTAGCAAACTAAATGAATATGTTGGTTCTGTCGCCCACGGCGCTTTTAATTATAATAAATAAAACAATGCCCCCAATAACAGGGGGCATTGTTTTATTATACGGCGTTATTTACTGTGTGCTCTTTGTTTATACGCAACCATTCAGCCATCCGCTCCATATCTGTCGAAAACACTCTGTCCGCTCGTATTGTTGGCACAATTTCCCGTGCCGCCTCGTAAAAATCACTTGTTATTGACGCCATTCTCTCTATTCCACGTATTTCAACAGCCTGCAGTGCGCAAATCGCTTCAATTGCATACACTCGTCTTACATTCTCAATTACTTGCATGGCATGTCTAGCGCCAATTGTCCCCATACTAACGTGATCTTCTTGGTTAGCAGAGGAAGGAATCGAGTCTACACTTGCAGGATGAGCAAGGGTTTTATTCTCTGATACAAGGGAAGCTGCGACATATTGCATAATCATTGCCCCAGATTGAAGACCTGGACTTGGACTTAAAAATGGTGGCAAATCATTTAACTGGGGATTTACAAGTCGTTCTACCCTACGTTCGGAAATGTTTCCAAGCTCCGCCATCGCAATTGCTAAAAAATCCATCGCAAATGCAATTGGCTGACCATGAAAATTCCCTCCAGAGATCACTTTGCCTCCATCATCAAAAATAAGTGGATTATCAGTCGCCGCATTCATCTCAATTAATAATTTCTCTTTTACATAACTCAATGTTTGCCATGTGGCGCCATGGACTTGGGGTATACAACGCATTGAATACGCATCTTGCACTCGCAACTCACCTTGTACTGTTGTTAACTTACTATCTTTTAAATAACCACGCATACGTGCAGCCGTCTCTACTTGTTCTGGATACCCTCTAGCGATATGGACATCTGCATCAAATGCATCCATAATGCCATTTAAACCCTCCATTGTTACTGAAGCAATCAACTCCGCTTGATAGGAAAGTCGTTCCGCTTCGATATAGGCGACAGCTCCAGTTGCCGTCATCGCTTGTGTACCATTTATAAGAGCAAGACCTTCTTTCGCTTGCAAAACAAGAGGTTTCATACCAATTTGTGCAAAACAGTCTTTCGTCACCATTCGCTCGCCATTGTAAACCACTTCCCCTTCACCAATAACAACAAGTGCTAAATGAGATAGTGGAGCGAGGTCTCCGCTCGCTCCAAGTGAGCCTTGTTGAGGAATACACGGATAAACTTCTTTATTGACTAACTCGAGTAACATTTCAACCACCTCAAGCCTCACGCCAGAATACCCTTTGGCAAGTGCATTGGCACGCAATACCATCATTGCCTGGGAAATCTTATTTGAAAAGAGCGGACCTACTCCACAAGCATGAGAAAGAATGAGGTTTCGTTGCAACTCTTCTACGTTTTGCACATCGATTTGTACATCACTAAACTTACCAAAACCTGTATTGATGCCATATACCGTTCTCCCCTCATTCACAATTTGTTCAACCGCTCTCCTACTAGCATGGATTTTCTCAATACACGCTTTACTCAACCCCACTTTTACACCACTATATAAAATCGCTTCTAAATCTTGAAACGTCAATGTTTCACCCGTTAAAATAACCATACCTTCACTCCTCTATCTGATTAAAGTCCAAATAAAAAGAGGCTGCAGTTTGAAATCACTTGATTTCAAAAACTGCAGCCTCGATGAGCTGATACTTGCTATGGAAAAGAGATTTTGTTCGTCTGCTCCAACATAAGCCCATCTCATCAACTCCACTATTACAGATTCTATTAATCTTAGTGTAGATTACGATGGGACCGTTGTCAACGTCACTGTAACTCCCTTAAAAACCGGACTCGTATTTTTTTCAAGAAAAAGATTGTCAACAGTTGTAAGAAGCTGTTTTTCATTTATTGTTTTGTTTGAAATTCATGCTCCGCAAGCGTATTAGCGATAGCATCTTCAACCGCCCGAATATTCCTACCTTCTCCAAGATAATTATTAATCATAATAGAAAAGATCAAGTCCGTTCCATCTTTCGCTTTTACATACCCAGAAAGGCTTGAAACACCTGAAATTGAGCCAGTTTTCGCGGTTACATTTCCTTTCGTGAACTCGCCAGTCAGTCGATTCCGGAGTGTACCTCCAATAAGACGATCTGTCTCGCCAGCAATCGGTAGCGAGTGTTTAAAGACTGAAAACCAGCTTGCTTCTTGAACTTCAAACAGCATCTGCGTTATATCGTTAGCTGGAATGACTGTTTTATGGGACATGCCAGATCCATCACGAAATTGGACTGTATCTGCCCTGACTCCAAAATCCCTTACACTCTTTTCAATTACTTCAAGTCCTTTTTCCCAGCTCCCTTCTTCGAAAAGGACTTTCCCCATTTCTTTTGTTAAAACCTCCCCATGACCATTATTGCTTAACTTCATAAACGGTATTAGTAACTCTTCAAGTGGCATCGATTCTTTAAACGCAACAACTTGAGCATCCTTTGGTGCAGGTTCACTCTTCACTTTAAACTTGCCAATAAATTCTACTCCCTCTTCTCCTAATGTCTGTTTAAAGACATCTATGACGTAACCAGTTGGTTCCCATACAGACGACCACGAACGCGTAAGTGTCCCACCTAGAGGCATTTTTCCTTCGACCATGATCTTATTATTGCCATGTTGACGTTCAATTGAAATCTTCTTTTCTTCACCCGCTGCTACCATCGTTGTGTTGTTTTCAATTACTACATACTCTGTTTCCGGACGCATAGACACGCTTGCCTTTTCACCCGTCTTATCTGTTGGGGTTACTTCTACAATAATCGTTCCCGCATCATAATCATTGTCAGGAGAAAGTGTTAAAGCGGAAACTTGAGCCCCGGTGTAAAAAGGTTCATCGGACCAATTCAAGTCTTGTGAAAGACGCTCATCATCATACCATGTATCATCACCAATCAAATCACCTTTAAATTTAGTAATCCCTTGCTCTTTTAACTCTTTAGCGAATTGTTGTAGGTCTTCTCGTAATAAAGTCGGGTCTCCTTTCCCCTTTAAATAAAGGTTACCATGTAATACGTCCCCTTTCTTTTTCCCATCTGTTAGCACCTCTGTTCGAAACCGATAATCTTCACCTAACGTTTCCAAGGCAGCGACAGCTGTAAAAAGTTTCATATTCGATGCCGGGTGAAGTCGGATGTCCCCATCCTGCGAGAAAAGAACCTCACCCGTATCCCCATGTCTGATACTAACCCCAGTCACCGTTCCGTCCAAATATTCATTGTCGAGTACTTCTTTCAGTTTTTCTTCCAACGATGTTCCTGCTTCTATATGTTCTTCGTTTGCCTTTGCCCATAGCCATTCCCCTTGTACAAACAAAAAGGAAGCAATGAGTATTACGACAAGAGACAGCAAGCCAACTAAGTTGCAAGTCTTCTTATTCACGTTCCACACCCCCAATGTATAGTTGAATCGCAATAAAGGAGATTCAAAAGTCAAGTGGACGATTATTTCAGATAGCGATTCTCGCCTCACACATGTAGTGACAAATCGAATCGTCAGTCAACATATACGTGATGAATTGCCACGATCCCTTTCATAAACTATGTACGCATTCATTAATAAATCACAAAAAAATCCCGTACAACGGAAGCCGAAGTACAGGATTTTCGCTTATAACTTGCTTCTCTCAAAGGAGCAATGCCTTTATTGAACAAATTTAAAACTTGCTTTGATACGCATTAAGTTCCCAAGCGTGTACACTCGTACGGAAATCATCCCACTCTCCACGCTTTAATTCGATGTATTCTTCAAATGCATGATCGCCAAATGTTTTACGCCCAATTTTACCTGTTTCAAAACGGTTAATCGCATTTTCAAGGCTTGTTGGTAGGTTTTCAATCCCACGTTCCTTAATTTCAGCAGCTGTCATGTTAAAGATATCTGCATCAACTGAAGCAGGGCATTCCACTTCGTTATCAATGCCATCCATCCCTGCAGAAGCAATAATTGCAAACGCTAAATATGGATTAGCTGATGGATCTGGGCAACGAATTTCTACACGTGTTCCCGCTCCGCGAGTTGCCGGAATACGAACAAGCGCAGAACGGTTTGAGGCAGACCAAGCGATATAACAAGGCGCTTCATAACCAGGCACAAGACGTTTATAGGAGTTAACCAGTGGATTCGTTACGGCAACAAAGTCTTTAACGTTATCAAGTAAACCAGCAATAAAGTGGTATGCCGTTTTTGATAAAGCGATTTTATCATCTTCGTTATAAAAGCTATTTTCTTGCTTTTCAATATCAAATAGCGACATGTTTACGTGCATCCCACTTCCATTTTCTCCACCAAGTGGTTTTGGCATAAATGTTGCGTGTAAACCAAATTGCTTTGCGACTGTTTTTACAACCCATTTATACGTCGTTGATGCATCTGCTGCACCTAATGCATCTGAGTATTTAAAATTAATCTCATGTTGACCGATTGCTACTTCGTGATGAGACGCTTCGATTGTGAAGCCCATCATCCGTAACGCTTTATATATCGCTAAACGGACTTTTTCACCATCGTCTTTTGGAGATGGCTCAAAATAACCACCAACATCTTGTGTACGCAACGTCGGTTGTCCGAATTCATCTGTATCAAACAAAAAGAACTCAAGTTCAGGCCCTACACTGATGGAAAAACCTTTATCAGCTGCACGCTTCACTGTTTTTTTCAAAACATTACGAGGATCCCCATCAAAGTCAGAGCCATCTGGCTTTTTTACGCTGCACAAAAACCGGGCTTCAGAATACCCTTCTTCTTCTGTCCACGGAAGAACAGCAAATGTTGATAGGTCAGGATTCAAATAAAGATCAGACTGATTAATTGGTGTAAAGCCAGTGATCGAAGAACCATCAAACATCGTTTGACCATTCACCGCTTGGTCCAATTGTTCTGCCGTGATTGTTACATGCTTCAGCATCCCTTCAATGTCTACGAATTGCATATGCAATAATTCAACATTTTTCTTCTCAATTGTTTCGCGAATTGTCTCTACTATGCTCTCGCGTGTTGGCGCTTGTGTCGTCATCTCGAACACTCCCCTAATGTTAAGATGAATGGAATTCATCTATTTTCTTGTTACTACTCTATGATGATTAACGACAATCTGCAATTGTTTTGTCAGATAATCTAACAAGATAATATTCAGATAAAAGGGTCTATTATAGAGAGCATTTGCCTTCACGCCGCTTACTGACGCACGTTGAACAACTGAAAAAAAGACCGAGGAATTTCAACTCCTCGATCCTTCTTATTAAACAATCTTATGCGCTGCATTAGATCGTTTCTACTGATTTCGGCTTTCGAGCAAGCGCCATTATACCTGCGATAATGTAAAGCAGCATCGGTAATAATGGAACTATTAAAGTCAATGTCACAAATGTCAAAACACCATAGACAATGGTACTTCCTAAAAACAAGATACTTGCTACAATCGGCTTCTTCTTCACAACAATAACAGCGGCAAGACCAGCTCCAGCAGTAAGAAAAGCGACAATTGAATATAACGTAAAGTTCATGTTACTAATAAATTCACTTATATATTCTGCATCTGCATCTGCTATTGGTTCAATGTCCTCAGCACCTTCTTCTTCAAATAACATGCTCTCAGGATCGGTCAATTCCATTAGAAAATCCTCAATGATACCTTGGCCACTTGCAACTGAAACCAATCCGAATATAAGTCCACCAATCACAAACATGACTAGACCAATGATTCCTAACACCCGTTCTCCAGTACGTTTTATCTCCATTTATCATTCTCCTTTCCCAATCTTTTATGTATACGAGTTATCGTTTAAAAAAGCTTCAAAAGAATCGTACCATGATATTCTATTTTTTAACAGAAAAGAACTTGAAAGCTACTGCTTTCAAGTTCTCTTTCATTAAGATGGACGTTTTGAACCGCTATTGCTGCGGTTTGAATTTGCCCATTTACGGTTTTGTCCGCCACCACTACGACGGTCATCACGACCACCGCTACGTTTATTCCCACCATAAGGGCGACGATCGCCTTGAGGACGACGTCCATCACGGCTTCCGCCTCCGCCTCCGCCATGGCGTTTTTTCGAACGGAGTGGCGCTTCGCTTGTTAGCTTCACTGGCGTTTGATCTGGCTCTTTTGTGAGCAATTTCAATGCTGCAGATAAAGCAGTAACTGCATCTGTTTCTTGAAGAAGTTCTTTCGCTGCTACGCGATAGTTGTCTTGTGCACCTTCAGCTGCAAGTTCACGAAGTTCTTTTAACGCAGCAAGCTTTTGTCCTTCAAGCGCTTCTTCAAATGAAGGTTTTTGACGCTGAGTCATGCGTTTTTTCGACACACGCTCAATTGCCTTCACATGATCACGCTCTGGTTTGGTTGCTAGTGTAATGGCAATCCCAGAACGACCCGCACGACCTGTACGACCGAT
This window encodes:
- the glnA gene encoding type I glutamate--ammonia ligase: MTTQAPTRESIVETIRETIEKKNVELLHMQFVDIEGMLKHVTITAEQLDQAVNGQTMFDGSSITGFTPINQSDLYLNPDLSTFAVLPWTEEEGYSEARFLCSVKKPDGSDFDGDPRNVLKKTVKRAADKGFSISVGPELEFFLFDTDEFGQPTLRTQDVGGYFEPSPKDDGEKVRLAIYKALRMMGFTIEASHHEVAIGQHEINFKYSDALGAADASTTYKWVVKTVAKQFGLHATFMPKPLGGENGSGMHVNMSLFDIEKQENSFYNEDDKIALSKTAYHFIAGLLDNVKDFVAVTNPLVNSYKRLVPGYEAPCYIAWSASNRSALVRIPATRGAGTRVEIRCPDPSANPYLAFAIIASAGMDGIDNEVECPASVDADIFNMTAAEIKERGIENLPTSLENAINRFETGKIGRKTFGDHAFEEYIELKRGEWDDFRTSVHAWELNAYQSKF
- a CDS encoding DUF4064 domain-containing protein, which codes for MEIKRTGERVLGIIGLVMFVIGGLIFGLVSVASGQGIIEDFLMELTDPESMLFEEEGAEDIEPIADADAEYISEFISNMNFTLYSIVAFLTAGAGLAAVIVVKKKPIVASILFLGSTIVYGVLTFVTLTLIVPLLPMLLYIIAGIMALARKPKSVETI
- the hutH gene encoding histidine ammonia-lyase, whose amino-acid sequence is MVILTGETLTFQDLEAILYSGVKVGLSKACIEKIHASRRAVEQIVNEGRTVYGINTGFGKFSDVQIDVQNVEELQRNLILSHACGVGPLFSNKISQAMMVLRANALAKGYSGVRLEVVEMLLELVNKEVYPCIPQQGSLGASGDLAPLSHLALVVIGEGEVVYNGERMVTKDCFAQIGMKPLVLQAKEGLALINGTQAMTATGAVAYIEAERLSYQAELIASVTMEGLNGIMDAFDADVHIARGYPEQVETAARMRGYLKDSKLTTVQGELRVQDAYSMRCIPQVHGATWQTLSYVKEKLLIEMNAATDNPLIFDDGGKVISGGNFHGQPIAFAMDFLAIAMAELGNISERRVERLVNPQLNDLPPFLSPSPGLQSGAMIMQYVAASLVSENKTLAHPASVDSIPSSANQEDHVSMGTIGARHAMQVIENVRRVYAIEAICALQAVEIRGIERMASITSDFYEAAREIVPTIRADRVFSTDMERMAEWLRINKEHTVNNAV
- the dacB gene encoding D-alanyl-D-alanine carboxypeptidase/D-alanyl-D-alanine endopeptidase; its protein translation is MNKKTCNLVGLLSLVVILIASFLFVQGEWLWAKANEEHIEAGTSLEEKLKEVLDNEYLDGTVTGVSIRHGDTGEVLFSQDGDIRLHPASNMKLFTAVAALETLGEDYRFRTEVLTDGKKKGDVLHGNLYLKGKGDPTLLREDLQQFAKELKEQGITKFKGDLIGDDTWYDDERLSQDLNWSDEPFYTGAQVSALTLSPDNDYDAGTIIVEVTPTDKTGEKASVSMRPETEYVVIENNTTMVAAGEEKKISIERQHGNNKIMVEGKMPLGGTLTRSWSSVWEPTGYVIDVFKQTLGEEGVEFIGKFKVKSEPAPKDAQVVAFKESMPLEELLIPFMKLSNNGHGEVLTKEMGKVLFEEGSWEKGLEVIEKSVRDFGVRADTVQFRDGSGMSHKTVIPANDITQMLFEVQEASWFSVFKHSLPIAGETDRLIGGTLRNRLTGEFTKGNVTAKTGSISGVSSLSGYVKAKDGTDLIFSIMINNYLGEGRNIRAVEDAIANTLAEHEFQTKQ
- the pdxK gene encoding pyridoxine/pyridoxal/pyridoxamine kinase, translating into MERYKALTIAGSDTSGGAGIQADLKTFQELGVYGMNALTTIVAQNPFKGWAHEVFPQEPSVVDKQIDTVLKGIGVDAVKTGMLGSIEIIEIVAKKIEEYGVDQLVVDPVMVCKGADEALNPETDACLRDVLVPKAFVVTPNLFEASQLSGITVQTLDDMKAAAKAIHNLGAQHVVIKGGSKLDHPTAVDVWYNGETFELLESDEIQTSFTHGAGCTFAAAIAANLAKGKPISEAIHTAKEFVTAAIKHGSKLNEYVGSVAHGAFNYNK